From a region of the Synechococcus sp. PCC 7335 genome:
- a CDS encoding HlyD family secretion protein has product MTQLLPPSNFVQDAGLVVPNSKPAHKPFSNRMKKLRVLIPVGLLLVVAGLGVRYRFNRPDDSTISLSGRIESYESDLGAKVGGRVESIAVREGDGVTQGQVIATLDDSETRARLEAAKARVSAAEQQITQAELQIEVVASQVIEAQLSLAQAQGDTVGRMGQSEASVAAAQAQLAAAEAQAQQAASTLRLARVDRDRFAMLVDQGAIAQQQFDQAQTQFETAQDTLSARQAAVTAAQQQVNAAQGALTQTQTSQLNPEIRAAQVNRLQKQQAQAQTQLAVAQAELKQAQADQAEIEARINDLEIKSPIDGVVLTRTVEPGEVISTGTSVLTVINLEEVYLRGYIPEGQVGAVRVGQAAQVFLDSAPDRPLAATVTAIDTEASFTPENIYFEDDRVTQVFGLKLTIDNPQGFAKPGMPADGEILLEAGVEAVELEQ; this is encoded by the coding sequence ATGACTCAGCTGTTGCCTCCTTCCAATTTCGTACAAGATGCTGGATTAGTGGTGCCGAATAGCAAGCCAGCACACAAGCCATTCAGCAACAGGATGAAAAAGCTGCGGGTGCTAATACCAGTGGGGCTGTTACTAGTTGTCGCAGGGCTAGGGGTGCGCTATCGATTTAATCGGCCCGATGACAGCACAATTTCGCTGAGCGGGCGAATTGAGAGCTATGAGAGTGACTTGGGGGCCAAGGTGGGGGGCCGGGTAGAGTCGATTGCGGTGCGTGAGGGCGATGGGGTAACGCAAGGGCAGGTGATTGCGACCCTTGATGATAGTGAAACTCGCGCTAGGCTGGAGGCGGCTAAAGCCAGAGTTAGCGCAGCCGAACAGCAGATTACGCAAGCTGAGCTACAAATTGAGGTGGTGGCTAGCCAAGTAATAGAGGCGCAGCTAAGCCTGGCTCAAGCTCAGGGCGATACTGTCGGTCGAATGGGCCAGAGCGAGGCGTCTGTCGCGGCTGCTCAAGCTCAGTTAGCTGCAGCCGAAGCCCAGGCACAGCAAGCCGCATCTACTCTAAGGCTGGCACGGGTGGATCGCGATCGCTTTGCGATGTTGGTGGATCAAGGTGCGATCGCCCAGCAGCAGTTTGACCAAGCACAAACCCAGTTTGAAACCGCTCAAGACACGCTCAGCGCCCGTCAAGCTGCCGTCACCGCCGCCCAACAACAAGTCAATGCTGCCCAAGGCGCGCTCACCCAAACTCAAACCAGCCAACTAAACCCCGAGATTCGAGCGGCCCAAGTCAACCGCCTCCAAAAGCAACAGGCCCAGGCTCAGACCCAGCTAGCAGTCGCCCAAGCAGAACTCAAACAAGCCCAAGCTGACCAGGCCGAGATTGAAGCGAGAATCAATGATCTTGAGATTAAAAGCCCTATTGATGGCGTTGTGCTCACCCGCACCGTAGAACCGGGCGAAGTCATTTCTACCGGTACCTCCGTGCTCACGGTAATCAATCTTGAAGAGGTCTATCTGCGCGGCTATATTCCCGAAGGTCAGGTGGGTGCGGTGCGCGTGGGCCAAGCTGCTCAGGTATTTCTTGATTCTGCGCCCGATCGGCCCCTCGCCGCGACCGTGACGGCGATCGATACTGAGGCTTCTTTTACCCCCGAAAATATTTACTTTGAAGATGACCGGGTGACTCAGGTGTTTGGCCTGAAGTTGACGATTGATAACCCACAGGGCTTTGCCAAACCGGGTATGCCTGCTGATGGAGAGATTCTGTTGGAAGCTGGTGTAGAGGCGGTGGAATTAGAACAATGA
- a CDS encoding ATP synthase subunit I, which yields MISVIVLWLVGLGLGGLYFGGLWMTLRRLPRWHHPFLAMGLSLLCRLVVLLGMGGLFLRYPIASPFQTVLTISFGVWLSRMMLISAALSISKRSVSKGLVLKSDEVKKVLDA from the coding sequence ATGATCAGTGTGATCGTGCTGTGGTTAGTCGGCTTAGGGCTAGGCGGTCTCTATTTTGGTGGACTGTGGATGACCCTGCGTCGACTGCCTCGGTGGCATCACCCTTTTCTAGCCATGGGGCTCAGCTTGCTGTGTCGGCTGGTTGTACTACTCGGAATGGGTGGCCTGTTTTTACGGTATCCAATCGCCTCTCCTTTTCAGACTGTGCTGACTATCAGCTTCGGGGTATGGCTCAGTCGAATGATGCTAATCTCTGCGGCGCTGTCAATCTCAAAGAGATCAGTATCGAAGGGATTAGTCTTAAAGAGTGACGAAGTCAAGAAAGTGTTGGATGCATAG
- a CDS encoding FG-GAP repeat protein: MTLSVRFNLVSLDGSNGFVLNGIDEFDSFGSSVSSAGDVNGDGLDDLIIGTPDGDPNGSSSGESYVVFGSDVGFDDAFELSSLDGSNGFVLTGINEGDRSGFSVSGAGDVNGDGIDDLIIGAANANESYVVFGSDVGFGPTLELSSLDGSNGFVLTGINEFDSSGRSVSGAGDVNGDGFDDLVIGAPGSDPNGSGSGESYVVFGSDMSVDPTFNLSNLDGSNGFALNGINTFDSSGRSVSGAGDVNGDGFDDLIIGAPGSDPNGSGSGESYVVFGSDVGFGATLELSSLDGSNGFVISGIDAGDVSGYSVSGAGDLNGDGFDDLIIGAPGERFRGDTSGQSYVVFGTDAGFSATLNSSMLDGSNGFVINDIDVGDRLGDSVSSAGDINSDGFDDLIIGARRADPNGDVSGESYLVFGSDVGFGATLELSMLDESSGLIFEGIDAFDNSGSSVSGAGDVNGDGIDDLIIGASNKSYVVFGAADIKPPTRTLFGTNGNDTLVGGRKGDIFFGLAGNDFLFGGINNDVLAGGRGNDILDGGRDKDSLDGGDGNDILFGGDGKDTLTGGRGNDTLNGGRGDDTLDGGRGQDALFGGNGNDILIGGADNDTLDGGDGNDTLKGGRGNDTLDGRIGQDALFGSNGNDILFGRGGNDTLDGGNGNDTLDGGDSNDLLNGGKGSDTLDGGNGNDTLDGGRGQDALFGGSGDDVLVGGADSDTLDGGNGNDTLDGGDGNDTLDGGRGRNALFGGDGNDTLFGGVDNDTLNGGDGNDTLDGGRGSDILTGGNGRDVLLGGDGDDTLIGEGNNDTLTGGNGRDTFVLSVGDGVDTITDFDTKDLIGLAGGLGIGDLSFVGNDIIATDTNEVLATLTGIDTNSLNNSQFVLV, from the coding sequence ATGACTCTTTCAGTACGGTTTAATTTAGTCTCCCTCGATGGCAGCAACGGCTTCGTGCTCAATGGCATCGATGAATTTGACAGCTTTGGGAGTTCGGTGAGTAGCGCAGGCGATGTGAATGGCGATGGTCTTGATGACCTTATCATTGGCACCCCTGACGGCGACCCCAACGGCAGTTCTTCGGGCGAGAGCTATGTAGTGTTTGGCTCAGACGTGGGCTTTGATGACGCTTTTGAGCTTTCTAGCTTGGATGGCAGCAACGGCTTCGTACTTACTGGTATCAATGAAGGTGACCGCTCAGGCTTTTCGGTGAGCGGCGCAGGCGATGTGAATGGTGATGGCATCGATGATCTCATCATTGGTGCAGCTAATGCTAACGAGAGCTATGTGGTGTTTGGTTCTGATGTAGGCTTTGGCCCTACCCTCGAGCTTTCTAGTTTAGATGGCAGCAACGGCTTCGTACTTACTGGCATTAATGAGTTCGACAGTTCCGGACGTTCGGTGAGCGGTGCGGGTGATGTCAACGGCGATGGCTTCGATGACCTTGTCATCGGCGCACCTGGCTCTGACCCTAACGGTAGTGGCTCAGGCGAAAGCTATGTAGTGTTTGGTTCTGATATGAGCGTTGATCCTACTTTCAACTTGTCTAACTTAGACGGTAGCAACGGCTTTGCGCTCAATGGCATCAATACATTTGACAGCTCTGGACGTTCGGTGAGCGGTGCGGGTGACGTCAACGGCGATGGCTTCGATGACCTTATCATCGGCGCACCTGGATCTGACCCTAACGGTAGCGGTTCAGGCGAGAGCTATGTGGTGTTTGGTTCTGATGTAGGCTTTGGCGCTACCCTCGAGCTTTCGAGCTTGGATGGTAGCAACGGTTTCGTGATTAGTGGTATTGATGCAGGTGATGTCTCTGGTTATTCAGTAAGCGGCGCGGGTGATCTCAACGGCGATGGCTTCGATGACCTTATCATCGGCGCACCTGGGGAACGTTTTAGGGGGGATACTTCCGGCCAGAGCTATGTAGTGTTTGGCACCGATGCAGGCTTTAGCGCTACCCTCAACTCCTCTATGTTGGATGGTAGTAACGGCTTCGTAATTAATGATATCGATGTAGGCGATCGCCTCGGTGATTCGGTGAGTAGCGCGGGCGATATCAACAGCGATGGCTTCGATGACCTCATCATCGGCGCGCGCCGAGCCGACCCCAACGGTGACGTCTCCGGTGAGAGCTATCTAGTGTTTGGTTCTGATGTAGGCTTCGGTGCTACCCTCGAGCTTTCTATGTTAGATGAAAGTAGTGGCCTTATTTTTGAGGGCATTGATGCATTTGATAACTCCGGTAGCTCGGTGAGCGGCGCGGGCGATGTCAATGGTGATGGCATTGATGACTTAATTATTGGTGCATCCAACAAGAGCTATGTGGTGTTTGGCGCTGCTGATATTAAGCCACCCACACGTACGCTCTTCGGCACTAATGGCAACGATACGCTTGTCGGGGGCAGGAAAGGAGATATCTTCTTCGGCTTAGCGGGTAACGACTTTCTCTTCGGCGGTATCAACAACGACGTGCTAGCTGGAGGCCGGGGGAACGACATTCTCGATGGTGGTCGGGATAAAGACTCGCTTGACGGCGGTGATGGCAACGACATTCTCTTCGGCGGTGACGGCAAAGACACTCTGACCGGGGGTAGAGGTAACGATACGCTCAACGGCGGTCGGGGCGACGATACGCTTGACGGCGGTCGGGGTCAAGATGCTCTCTTCGGCGGTAATGGTAACGACATCCTGATTGGGGGAGCAGATAACGATACGCTTGACGGCGGTGATGGTAACGATACGCTCAAAGGCGGTCGGGGCAACGATACGCTTGACGGCCGTATAGGCCAAGACGCTCTCTTCGGCAGTAATGGTAACGACATCCTCTTTGGTAGGGGTGGTAACGATACGCTAGATGGTGGGAATGGCAACGATACGCTAGACGGCGGTGATAGCAATGACCTTCTGAATGGTGGCAAAGGCAGCGATACGCTAGACGGCGGTAACGGCAACGATACGCTGGACGGTGGCCGGGGCCAAGACGCTCTCTTCGGCGGTAGTGGTGACGACGTCCTGGTTGGGGGAGCAGACAGCGATACGCTAGATGGTGGGAATGGCAACGATACGCTAGACGGCGGTGATGGCAACGATACACTGGACGGTGGTCGAGGCAGAAATGCTCTCTTCGGCGGTGATGGTAACGACACCCTCTTTGGCGGGGTTGACAACGATACGTTAAACGGCGGTGATGGCAACGATACGTTAGACGGCGGTCGGGGCAGCGACATCCTCACGGGCGGTAACGGTAGAGACGTGCTTCTAGGCGGCGATGGCGACGACACCCTCATCGGTGAGGGCAACAACGATACGCTTACCGGCGGTAACGGTAGAGACACGTTTGTCTTATCAGTTGGTGACGGCGTTGATACCATCACCGACTTTGACACGAAAGACTTGATTGGCCTAGCCGGCGGACTAGGTATTGGCGACCTCTCCTTTGTCGGCAACGACATTATTGCTACTGATACCAACGAAGTGCTAGCGACCCTTACTGGCATTGATACGAATAGTTTGAACAACAGTCAGTTCGTACTGGTCTGA
- a CDS encoding AtpZ/AtpI family protein → MKPEHPHRQRQKEDFLKKISRKSQRKLKAQRSRSQAWIGMRMFGLVGWAVSIPTLIGIALGVWIDRQVQSQYSWTLMLLIVGIALGCFNGWYWIEKESKGD, encoded by the coding sequence ATGAAGCCAGAGCACCCTCACCGTCAGCGACAGAAAGAAGATTTTCTCAAGAAGATTTCAAGAAAATCACAGCGCAAGCTAAAAGCGCAGCGCAGTCGCAGCCAAGCGTGGATAGGCATGAGAATGTTTGGCCTGGTCGGCTGGGCTGTCAGCATCCCTACACTCATAGGCATTGCTCTGGGCGTATGGATCGATCGCCAAGTTCAAAGTCAGTATTCCTGGACGCTGATGCTATTGATCGTGGGTATCGCACTAGGGTGCTTTAACGGTTGGTATTGGATAGAAAAAGAGAGTAAAGGAGATTGA
- a CDS encoding SdrD B-like domain-containing protein, whose translation MDNIFTLPSAKSLSHDEPSQTESSDDACGCEVVDGQTVNTTWLDGDGPNALENLEQRGLLEEPAASRIKLPEYDGSGVFDIYVEAGLLSGIEEAVDTYVDDLEGEGYQISVQEFSGDAEALKTRLQSSWQEKGLEGTLFIGDLPHVEFTSEDNFNASGRQVTYPHDLYFMDLDGDYDLNDVGLDGHTGEVSPEIYVSRLTTGNLSGITGQTETDLINDYFARNHAYRTGELTFRNRGIVFADDDWSHWGADRMQALYEEVLVLNNASETTKDNYLNTLGLNYESILEAIHSSPTSHSLKVNDRWERISSQEIVETNPRVGFYNLFNCSSADFTVPNNLIGAYVYGGEFGLNAIGSTKTGSMLNFFDFYQPQGENDSVGQAFLQWFDQYAASTDNPSQDWRLDWFNGMTMQGDPTLKPASMGDAPGELIGTKWNDLNGDGIRQAEEPGLAGWVIYLDQNQNSQLDENEASTVTDSDGNYRFSALLPGTYTVTEQPQPDWSQTKPIGFDYDWSDSDSTELPFDWVEISEVGTALTLGDDEGIQIDLPFEFPFYGETQKTVKISSNGYLSFGEDAFQFDNESIPQPTQPNQIIAPFWDDLNPTQGGNVYYHYDADNDCFIVQYDEVPHYSDEGAYTFQAILNADGTILYQYDTLTGILDSATVGIENKDGTDGVQIAFDQSYLHDDLAIALNPVPNSPQPYTVSVVSGETITDLDFGNQQRALNIINGTSGDDTLFGGKRDDILFGLAGNDFLDGGNGDDTLDGGRGNDTLFGGNGNDILIGGADNDTLDGGKGNDTLDGGRGNDLLTGGRGSDSLLGSDGNDTLFGGGDNDTLDGGKGNDTLNGDKGNDTLDGGRGSDALFGNDGNDILSGGADNDTLDGGKGNDTLDGGRGNDLLNGGRGLDVLFGNDGNDILSGGADNDTLNGGNGNDTLNGGKGNDTLDGGKGRDLLLGNDGNDTLIGGGNNDTLTGGNGRDTFVLSLGDGFDTITDFDTKDLIGLAGGLSLGALSFVGNDIFVTDTSEMLATLTGIDTSSLNSSQFVLV comes from the coding sequence ATGGATAATATCTTTACACTTCCTTCAGCCAAAAGTCTGTCCCATGATGAGCCGTCTCAAACAGAGTCTTCTGACGACGCCTGCGGCTGCGAAGTAGTAGACGGACAGACAGTGAATACAACTTGGCTAGATGGCGACGGTCCTAATGCCTTAGAAAATCTAGAGCAGCGCGGACTACTAGAAGAACCTGCTGCCTCGCGAATCAAATTACCTGAATACGACGGTTCAGGCGTATTCGACATTTACGTGGAAGCAGGTCTTCTATCAGGTATTGAAGAGGCTGTAGATACCTATGTAGATGATCTAGAAGGTGAAGGCTATCAGATTAGTGTTCAAGAATTCTCAGGAGATGCTGAAGCTCTGAAAACGAGGTTACAGTCCAGCTGGCAAGAGAAGGGACTGGAGGGAACGCTGTTTATAGGGGATCTACCCCACGTTGAGTTCACCAGCGAAGACAACTTTAATGCCTCTGGCAGGCAAGTTACCTATCCACATGATTTGTACTTTATGGATCTTGATGGTGACTACGATCTCAACGATGTTGGACTTGATGGTCACACAGGCGAAGTCAGTCCCGAAATCTACGTTTCTCGCCTAACCACAGGCAACCTGTCGGGAATAACAGGACAGACTGAGACTGATCTGATCAACGACTACTTTGCTAGAAACCACGCCTATAGAACTGGGGAACTCACATTTAGAAATCGTGGCATCGTCTTTGCCGATGACGATTGGAGTCATTGGGGAGCTGATAGAATGCAGGCTCTCTATGAAGAAGTCTTAGTCCTGAACAATGCTAGTGAGACGACTAAGGACAATTATCTCAATACTCTCGGTTTGAATTATGAGTCTATTTTAGAAGCTATCCACAGCTCTCCGACTAGTCATTCGCTGAAGGTGAACGATAGATGGGAGCGAATTAGTAGTCAAGAGATTGTTGAGACTAATCCTAGAGTCGGATTCTACAACTTATTCAACTGTTCCTCTGCTGACTTCACGGTTCCAAATAATTTAATCGGTGCCTATGTTTATGGCGGTGAATTTGGGTTGAATGCCATTGGCAGTACCAAAACGGGAAGCATGCTTAATTTCTTTGATTTCTATCAACCTCAGGGAGAGAATGATAGTGTTGGCCAAGCCTTTTTGCAATGGTTTGATCAATATGCGGCAAGTACCGACAACCCCAGCCAGGACTGGCGTTTGGATTGGTTTAATGGCATGACCATGCAGGGTGACCCCACTTTGAAGCCAGCTTCGATGGGAGATGCTCCTGGTGAACTTATAGGAACAAAGTGGAATGACCTCAATGGCGATGGCATCCGCCAAGCGGAAGAACCGGGTCTCGCGGGTTGGGTCATTTATCTTGACCAAAACCAAAACAGCCAGCTCGATGAAAATGAGGCTTCAACTGTCACTGACTCTGACGGAAACTATCGGTTCTCAGCGCTGCTGCCTGGTACCTATACAGTGACAGAGCAACCACAGCCTGATTGGAGTCAAACCAAGCCCATTGGGTTCGACTATGATTGGTCGGATAGCGATTCAACAGAATTGCCCTTTGACTGGGTAGAGATTTCAGAGGTGGGAACTGCGCTCACGTTAGGAGACGATGAGGGTATTCAAATTGATTTGCCGTTTGAGTTTCCCTTCTACGGCGAGACGCAAAAAACCGTTAAAATTTCGTCTAATGGCTATCTCAGCTTTGGCGAGGATGCGTTTCAATTCGACAATGAGTCGATTCCTCAACCTACCCAGCCTAACCAGATAATCGCGCCCTTCTGGGATGATTTAAACCCCACCCAGGGTGGCAACGTTTACTATCACTACGATGCGGACAATGATTGTTTCATTGTTCAATACGACGAAGTTCCTCACTACTCTGACGAAGGCGCTTATACGTTCCAAGCTATCCTTAATGCCGATGGCACTATTCTTTATCAGTACGACACTCTTACTGGTATTTTAGACAGCGCTACTGTTGGCATAGAAAATAAGGATGGAACAGATGGCGTACAGATTGCGTTTGATCAAAGCTATCTTCATGACGATCTGGCGATCGCCCTGAATCCAGTCCCCAATAGTCCCCAGCCCTATACAGTTTCAGTAGTCTCAGGTGAGACCATTACCGACCTCGACTTCGGCAACCAGCAACGAGCCCTTAATATCATCAATGGCACCAGTGGCGACGACACGCTCTTCGGTGGCAAGCGCGACGACATCCTATTCGGCCTAGCAGGCAACGACTTTCTCGATGGCGGTAACGGCGACGATACGCTAGACGGAGGCCGGGGTAACGACACCCTATTCGGCGGTAACGGTAACGACATCCTCATCGGGGGGGCAGACAACGATACGCTCGATGGCGGTAAGGGCAACGATACGCTAGACGGGGGTCGGGGGAATGACCTGCTCACGGGCGGTCGGGGTAGCGACTCGCTGCTCGGGAGTGATGGCAACGACACGCTCTTTGGTGGTGGGGACAACGATACGCTAGACGGCGGTAAAGGTAACGATACGCTCAATGGTGACAAAGGTAACGATACGCTAGACGGCGGTCGGGGTAGCGACGCTCTCTTTGGCAATGATGGTAACGACATACTCAGTGGCGGGGCAGACAACGATACGCTCGACGGCGGTAAGGGTAACGATACGCTCGACGGCGGCCGAGGGAATGACCTGCTCAACGGTGGTCGGGGCTTAGATGTGCTCTTTGGCAATGATGGCAATGACATCCTCAGCGGCGGGGCGGACAACGACACGCTCAATGGCGGCAATGGTAACGATACGCTGAACGGTGGTAAGGGTAACGATACGCTCGATGGCGGCAAAGGTAGAGACCTCCTGCTCGGCAACGATGGCAACGACACCCTCATCGGTGGGGGCAACAACGATACGCTTACCGGCGGTAACGGTAGAGATACGTTTGTCCTATCGCTGGGTGACGGCTTCGATACCATCACCGACTTTGATACTAAAGACCTCATTGGTCTAGCAGGCGGGCTCAGTCTCGGCGCACTTTCCTTTGTCGGTAATGACATTTTCGTAACTGATACTAGCGAAATGCTAGCTACCCTGACTGGCATCGACACTTCTAGCTTGAACAGCAGTCAGTTCGTGCTGGTGTAG
- a CDS encoding FG-GAP repeat protein yields MAFPAQFDLSSLYGGNGFVLNGIDGGDRSGLSVSDAGDINGDGFDDLIISAPNADPDSRSSGESYVVFGTNAGFGAAIDLSGLNGSNGFVLNGVDEFDSSGRSVSSAGDVNGDGFDDLIIGAPYADPSGDGSGESYVVFGTDVGFDAVLDLSDLDGSNGFVLSGIDAGDHSGRSVSSAGDVNGDGFDDLIIGAPYADPNGDDSGESYVVFGTDVGFDAVFELSSLDGSNGFVLKGIGGFYYSSGYSVSNAGDVNGDGFDDVIIGSYNNNGDTYVVFGTDVGFDAAFELSSLDGSNGFGFIGNDFDFSGRSASGAGDINGDGFDDVIINAPTAIYGASYNVSYAGTNYVVFGSDSGFSPLLRPNSLDGSNGFIIEGTKVYSESGFSVSGAGDFNGDGFDDLIIGAPYTSTGAYVVEKGDEPGESYVVFGTDAGFGAVFELSSIDGSNGFVLTGIDTDDSSGFSVSGAGDINGDGFDDLIVGAPYADPNGSGSGESYVVFGAADIDSNTSTRFGTNGNDTLIGGKNKDILFGLAGNDFLDGSNGDDTLDGGRGRDTLFGGNGNDTLIGRADNDTLDGGKGNDTLDGGKGNDTLDGGRGRDVLFGGNGNDTLIGRADNDTLDGGKGNDLLDGGRGNDLLTGGSGRDFLLGNDGDDTIVGGGNNDTLTGGNGRDTFVLSLGNGIDTITDFDTKDLIGLTGGLSLGALSFIGSDILISDTSEVLATLTGIDTTSLNSSRFVPV; encoded by the coding sequence ATGGCTTTTCCAGCACAGTTTGATTTAAGCTCTCTCTATGGTGGTAACGGCTTTGTACTCAACGGGATCGATGGAGGCGATCGCTCTGGTCTTTCAGTGAGTGATGCCGGTGACATCAATGGTGATGGCTTCGATGACCTGATTATTAGTGCACCCAATGCTGACCCTGATAGTCGTTCCTCGGGCGAGAGCTATGTCGTGTTTGGTACCAATGCCGGCTTTGGTGCTGCTATAGATCTATCAGGTTTAAATGGTAGTAACGGTTTTGTACTCAATGGCGTTGACGAATTTGACTCTTCCGGTCGTTCGGTAAGCAGCGCGGGTGACGTCAACGGCGATGGTTTTGATGATCTAATTATTGGTGCGCCTTACGCCGATCCTAGCGGCGATGGTTCAGGTGAGAGCTATGTCGTGTTTGGTACCGACGTGGGCTTTGATGCTGTTCTAGATCTATCAGATCTAGACGGTAGTAACGGTTTTGTGCTCAGCGGCATTGATGCAGGTGACCATTCCGGTCGATCGGTAAGCAGCGCGGGCGACGTCAACGGCGATGGTTTTGATGATCTAATTATTGGTGCGCCTTACGCCGATCCTAACGGCGATGATTCAGGTGAGAGTTATGTCGTGTTTGGTACCGACGTGGGTTTTGATGCTGTCTTTGAGCTCTCTAGCTTGGATGGGAGCAATGGCTTTGTACTCAAAGGCATTGGTGGATTCTACTACTCTTCTGGATATTCGGTGAGCAACGCTGGAGATGTCAACGGCGATGGCTTCGATGATGTGATTATTGGCTCATATAACAATAACGGTGACACTTATGTCGTGTTTGGTACGGACGTGGGCTTTGATGCTGCCTTCGAGCTCTCTAGCTTGGATGGGAGCAACGGCTTCGGGTTTATTGGCAACGACTTTGACTTTTCTGGTCGTTCGGCAAGTGGTGCAGGCGACATTAACGGTGACGGCTTCGACGATGTAATTATCAACGCTCCTACCGCCATATATGGTGCCTCTTATAACGTTTCCTACGCTGGCACTAACTACGTTGTATTTGGCAGCGATTCAGGCTTTAGTCCGCTCCTCAGACCCAATAGCTTAGATGGTAGCAACGGTTTTATCATCGAAGGTACCAAGGTCTACAGCGAATCTGGATTTTCGGTAAGCGGAGCAGGTGATTTCAATGGCGATGGCTTCGATGACCTGATTATTGGGGCGCCCTATACCAGTACCGGTGCTTATGTTGTCGAGAAAGGCGACGAGCCAGGCGAGAGCTATGTAGTGTTTGGTACTGATGCAGGCTTTGGCGCTGTCTTCGAACTCTCTAGCATAGATGGCAGCAACGGCTTTGTACTCACAGGTATTGATACAGACGATAGCTCCGGATTTTCGGTAAGCGGAGCAGGCGATATCAACGGTGATGGCTTCGATGACCTAATTGTCGGTGCGCCTTACGCCGATCCTAACGGCTCTGGGTCAGGCGAAAGCTATGTGGTGTTTGGCGCTGCTGATATTGACTCAAACACATCTACGCGCTTCGGTACTAACGGCAACGATACGCTCATCGGTGGGAAAAACAAAGACATCTTGTTCGGCCTAGCAGGGAACGACTTTCTCGATGGCAGCAACGGCGACGATACGCTCGATGGCGGTCGAGGGAGAGACACTCTCTTCGGTGGCAATGGTAACGACACCCTCATCGGTAGGGCGGATAACGATACGCTTGATGGTGGCAAAGGCAACGATACACTTGATGGTGGCAAAGGCAACGATACACTTGATGGTGGCCGGGGTAGAGATGTTCTCTTTGGTGGCAATGGTAACGACACCCTCATCGGTAGGGCGGATAACGATACGCTTGATGGTGGCAAAGGCAACGATTTGCTAGACGGGGGGCGGGGTAACGACTTGCTTACAGGTGGTAGCGGTAGAGACTTCCTGCTCGGCAACGACGGTGACGACACCATCGTCGGTGGGGGCAACAACGATACGCTTACGGGCGGTAACGGTAGAGATACGTTCGTCCTATCGCTGGGTAACGGTATTGACACCATCACGGACTTTGACACCAAAGACCTGATTGGCCTAACGGGCGGACTCAGTCTCGGCGCACTCTCCTTTATTGGCAGTGACATCTTGATCTCCGATACCAGCGAGGTGCTAGCCACCCTTACTGGTATCGATACGACCAGCTTGAACAGTAGCCGGTTTGTGCCGGTCTAA